A part of Kitasatospora acidiphila genomic DNA contains:
- the gabT gene encoding 4-aminobutyrate--2-oxoglutarate transaminase produces the protein MSAAPLLPQERRLVTAIPGPKSQELQARKLSAVAAGVGTTLPVYITRAGGGVLEDVDGNSLIDFGAGIAVVNVGNSAEAVVAKAAEQLAAFTHTCFMVTPYEGYVAVAEQLNELTPGDHEKRTALFNSGAEAVENAVKIARAYTKRTAVVVFDHGYHGRTNLTMGLTAKNMPYKQGFGPFAPEIYRVPVAYPYRWLTGAENCAAEAAAQAIDMINKQIGAENVAAIIIEPIQGEGGFIEPAKGFLPAIVEYAKANGIVFVADEIQTGFCRTGQWFACEDEGIVPDLITTAKGIAGGLPLAAVTGRAEIMDAAHAGGLGGTYGGNPVACAAALGAIETMKELDLNAKAQRIGEVMLGRLRAMQEKYDVIGEVRGRGAMIAIELVKPGTKEPNAEVTAAVAKACHAEGLVVLTAGTYGNVLRFLPPLVMPEHLLTEGLDIIENAFAGV, from the coding sequence ATGAGCGCCGCACCGCTGCTCCCGCAGGAGCGCCGTCTGGTCACCGCGATCCCCGGCCCGAAGTCGCAGGAGCTGCAGGCCCGCAAGCTCAGCGCGGTCGCCGCCGGGGTCGGCACCACCCTCCCGGTCTACATCACGCGCGCCGGCGGCGGTGTGCTGGAGGACGTCGACGGCAACAGCCTGATCGACTTCGGTGCCGGTATCGCCGTGGTCAACGTCGGCAACAGCGCCGAGGCCGTGGTCGCCAAGGCCGCCGAGCAGCTGGCCGCGTTCACCCACACCTGCTTCATGGTCACCCCCTACGAGGGCTACGTGGCGGTGGCCGAGCAGCTCAACGAGCTGACCCCGGGCGACCACGAGAAGCGCACCGCGCTGTTCAACTCCGGTGCCGAGGCGGTGGAGAACGCGGTGAAGATCGCCCGCGCCTACACCAAGCGCACCGCCGTGGTGGTGTTCGACCACGGCTACCACGGCCGGACCAACCTGACCATGGGCCTGACGGCGAAGAACATGCCGTACAAGCAGGGCTTCGGCCCGTTCGCCCCGGAGATCTACCGGGTGCCGGTGGCCTACCCGTACCGCTGGCTGACCGGCGCGGAGAACTGTGCCGCCGAGGCCGCCGCGCAGGCGATCGACATGATCAACAAGCAGATCGGCGCCGAGAACGTCGCCGCGATCATCATCGAGCCGATCCAGGGCGAGGGCGGCTTCATCGAGCCGGCCAAGGGCTTCCTGCCGGCCATCGTGGAGTACGCCAAGGCCAACGGCATCGTCTTCGTCGCCGACGAGATCCAGACCGGCTTCTGCCGCACCGGCCAGTGGTTCGCCTGCGAGGACGAGGGCATCGTCCCGGACCTGATCACCACCGCCAAGGGCATCGCCGGCGGTCTGCCGCTGGCCGCGGTGACCGGCCGCGCCGAGATCATGGACGCCGCGCACGCGGGCGGCCTGGGCGGCACCTACGGCGGCAACCCGGTGGCCTGCGCCGCCGCGCTGGGCGCCATCGAGACCATGAAGGAGCTCGACCTCAACGCCAAGGCGCAGCGGATCGGCGAGGTCATGCTCGGCCGGCTCCGCGCCATGCAGGAGAAGTACGACGTGATCGGCGAGGTCCGCGGCCGTGGCGCGATGATCGCCATCGAGCTGGTCAAGCCGGGCACCAAGGAGCCCAACGCGGAGGTCACCGCCGCGGTGGCGAAGGCCTGCCACGCCGAGGGCCTGGTGGTGCTGACCGCCGGCACCTACGGCAACGTGCTGCGCTTCCTGCCGCCGCTGGTGATGCCGGAGCACCTGCTCACCGAGGGCCTGGACATCATCGAGAACGCCTTCGCCGGCGTCTGA
- a CDS encoding ATP-binding protein, whose amino-acid sequence MPQPRVVEHDLLVGQVRLGLAQDVVKNPAAHRGAAFALDRELLATSLLAVGPAGTGKTARLARPVAEALCLQALTRSACAVVVGAAEADLGPDSGYDVVIAPGDPSSPYGLDLYGGANDPDGAAARLADALLPDELSARTESARIALQQVVGPFQAGYGRYPGPRELRALLGGEEAAWAELEERLRAADRWAAHESDVQHRRGRLGRLDDPGSLLADRLALLDRPAFAGCFDGSAADRPAFAMRALEHPLRVRVKLPERSHPEAARILSRLVVGQFLQAAAARSDRSLFAGLVVDDAAAALDSAAVQGLRRLPGANAGAVLLLRSLVDLPEALRVPLFGAVGCRMAFPGIAPWDGKLFSEAWGTVLVRERAVTLAPDTSGGMLRKTGRLLRKVLAGTTAQTESVTTREVERQRWSPSDLAHALPTGHAVVSLTAVTGEQVPPLLVDLRN is encoded by the coding sequence GTGCCGCAGCCGCGGGTGGTGGAGCACGATCTGCTGGTGGGTCAGGTCCGGTTGGGCCTCGCGCAGGACGTGGTGAAGAACCCGGCCGCGCACCGGGGGGCCGCGTTCGCGCTGGACCGGGAGCTGCTGGCCACCTCGCTGCTGGCGGTCGGGCCGGCCGGGACCGGGAAGACGGCGCGGCTGGCCCGGCCGGTGGCGGAGGCGCTCTGCCTGCAGGCGCTGACCAGGTCGGCGTGTGCGGTGGTGGTCGGCGCGGCCGAGGCGGACCTGGGGCCGGACTCCGGGTACGACGTGGTGATCGCGCCGGGCGATCCGTCGTCGCCGTACGGGCTGGACCTGTACGGCGGGGCGAACGACCCGGACGGCGCGGCAGCCCGGTTGGCGGACGCGCTGCTGCCGGACGAGTTGTCGGCCCGCACCGAGAGTGCCCGGATCGCGTTGCAGCAGGTGGTCGGGCCGTTCCAGGCGGGGTACGGCCGCTACCCGGGACCGCGGGAGCTGCGTGCGCTGCTCGGCGGTGAGGAGGCGGCCTGGGCGGAGCTGGAGGAGCGGCTGCGGGCGGCCGACCGCTGGGCGGCGCACGAGTCGGACGTGCAGCACCGCCGGGGCCGGCTGGGGCGGCTGGACGACCCGGGGTCGCTGCTGGCCGACCGGCTGGCGCTGCTGGACCGGCCGGCCTTCGCGGGCTGCTTCGACGGTTCGGCGGCGGACCGGCCGGCCTTCGCGATGCGGGCGCTGGAGCATCCGCTGCGGGTGCGGGTGAAGCTGCCGGAGCGCAGCCACCCGGAGGCGGCCCGGATCCTCTCCCGGCTGGTGGTCGGGCAGTTCCTGCAGGCCGCGGCGGCGCGTTCGGACCGTTCGCTCTTCGCCGGCCTGGTGGTGGACGACGCGGCGGCGGCGCTGGACAGCGCGGCGGTGCAGGGGTTGCGCCGGCTGCCGGGGGCGAACGCGGGGGCGGTGCTGCTGCTGCGCAGCCTGGTGGACCTGCCGGAGGCGCTGCGGGTGCCGTTGTTCGGGGCGGTGGGCTGCCGGATGGCGTTCCCGGGGATAGCGCCGTGGGACGGCAAGCTGTTCTCGGAGGCCTGGGGGACGGTGCTGGTGCGGGAGCGGGCGGTGACGCTGGCGCCGGACACCTCGGGCGGGATGCTGCGCAAGACCGGCCGGCTGCTGCGCAAGGTGCTGGCCGGGACCACCGCGCAGACCGAGAGCGTGACCACCCGGGAGGTGGAGCGGCAGCGCTGGTCGCCGTCGGACCTGGCGCACGCGCTGCCGACCGGCCATGCGGTGGTGTCGCTGACCGCGGTGACGGGGGAGCAGGTGCCGCCGCTCCTGGTCGATCTGAGGAACTGA
- a CDS encoding PucR family transcriptional regulator gives MPPTLASVVRNSSLHLTVLAGADHLERPVRWVHTSELDDPTPFLEGGELLLTTGIKLGTSTKSLQAYVHRLADAGVVGLGLGVGLSHTEVPQPLVEAAAQRGLPLLRVPEPTPFIAISKAVSAALAAEQYEAVTTSFEAQEELTRAALGQNGTAAVVRRLAARLGGWAALYDSSGALSVVAPDWAARRAARLATEVDRLRRRPAPASAALQGRAPGFDTADEDFVVVQSLGADRRARGFLAVGTEDRITPTERYVLNAAVALLTLTLERSRELRHAEERMGAALLRLVLAGQVGTARQVAAGLFGGLPEGTIRILVAGATPAGERDDAGVPVHDLTELAERAEQAGGRAGEKLLVAREPARDVKEGTPHGERLVLLAVDGGAVHRACLGAVEEHEGLAIGVSAAAPVEDAGSAYAQAERALAVALRGGRRSVGHEEVGAGSLLPLLGEDAVAAFAEGLLRPLREHDRTARGDLVASLRAWLSRHGQWDAAAADLGVHRHTLRYRMRRVEELLGRSLDDTDVRMELWLALRSGEESATL, from the coding sequence ATGCCCCCCACACTCGCCTCCGTCGTGCGCAACTCCTCGCTCCATCTCACGGTCCTCGCCGGAGCGGACCACCTGGAGCGACCGGTCCGCTGGGTGCACACCAGTGAGCTGGACGACCCCACCCCGTTCCTGGAGGGTGGCGAGCTGCTGCTGACCACCGGGATCAAGTTGGGCACCAGCACCAAGAGCCTGCAGGCCTATGTGCACCGGCTGGCCGACGCGGGGGTGGTTGGCCTGGGCCTGGGGGTCGGCCTGTCGCACACCGAGGTGCCGCAGCCGCTGGTGGAGGCGGCCGCGCAGCGCGGGCTGCCGCTGCTGCGGGTGCCGGAGCCGACCCCGTTCATCGCGATCAGCAAGGCGGTCTCGGCGGCGCTGGCGGCCGAGCAGTACGAGGCGGTGACCACCAGCTTCGAGGCCCAGGAGGAGCTGACCCGGGCCGCGCTGGGCCAGAACGGCACCGCGGCCGTGGTGCGTCGGCTGGCGGCCCGGCTGGGCGGCTGGGCGGCGCTCTACGACAGCTCGGGCGCGCTCTCCGTGGTGGCCCCCGACTGGGCCGCCCGCCGCGCCGCCCGGCTGGCCACCGAGGTGGACCGGCTGCGTCGCCGCCCGGCGCCGGCCAGTGCCGCGCTGCAGGGCCGGGCGCCCGGCTTCGACACCGCGGACGAGGACTTCGTGGTGGTCCAGTCGCTGGGCGCCGACCGGCGGGCCCGCGGCTTCCTGGCGGTCGGCACCGAGGACCGGATCACCCCCACTGAGCGCTATGTGCTGAACGCGGCCGTCGCGCTGCTCACCCTCACCCTGGAGCGTTCCCGCGAGCTGCGGCACGCCGAGGAGCGGATGGGCGCCGCGCTGCTGCGGCTGGTGCTGGCGGGCCAGGTGGGCACCGCCCGCCAGGTGGCTGCCGGGCTGTTCGGCGGCCTGCCGGAGGGCACGATACGCATCCTGGTGGCCGGCGCCACGCCGGCCGGCGAGCGGGACGACGCCGGGGTGCCGGTGCACGACCTGACGGAGCTGGCCGAGCGCGCCGAGCAGGCCGGCGGGCGGGCCGGCGAGAAGCTGCTGGTGGCCCGCGAGCCCGCGCGGGACGTCAAGGAGGGCACCCCGCACGGCGAGCGCCTGGTGCTGCTCGCGGTGGACGGCGGCGCGGTGCACCGGGCCTGCCTGGGCGCGGTCGAGGAGCACGAGGGCCTGGCGATCGGGGTGTCCGCGGCAGCCCCGGTGGAGGACGCCGGCAGCGCCTACGCGCAGGCCGAGCGGGCCCTGGCGGTGGCGCTGCGCGGTGGCCGCCGCTCGGTGGGGCACGAGGAGGTCGGCGCCGGGTCGCTGCTGCCGCTGCTGGGCGAGGACGCGGTGGCCGCGTTCGCCGAGGGCCTGCTGCGTCCGCTGCGCGAGCACGACCGCACGGCCCGCGGCGATCTGGTGGCGAGCCTGCGGGCCTGGCTCTCCCGGCACGGCCAGTGGGACGCGGCGGCGGCCGACCTCGGGGTGCACCGGCACACCCTGCGCTACCGGATGCGCCGGGTGGAGGAGCTGCTGGGCCGTTCGCTGGACGACACCGATGTGCGGATGGAGCTCTGGCTGGCGCTGCGCTCCGGCGAGGAGTCGGCCACTCTGTAA
- a CDS encoding aldehyde dehydrogenase family protein, protein MTTTHAFWLAGRQATGESSFEVRHPWDDSLVGTVSVPTDAQVDEAVEAATAALPVFAATPAHVRATALDHVARRLVERTEEIARLITAENGKPIKWARGEVGRAASVFRWAAEEARRTNGETMRLDTDPGGVGRFAVVRRFPRGVVLGIAPFNFPLNLVAHKVAPAIAVGAPIILKPAPATPLSALVLGEILAETELPAGSWSVLPVENAKMPALVQDDRLPVISFTGSDKVGYQIMDSVPRKHVTLELGGNAAAVVLADYSSEADLEWAATRIAMFANYQGGQSCISVQRVIADAAVYDALVEKVVAKVQAQVTGDPSDDATDVGPLVDENAAKRVADWVGDAVAKGAKVLAGGTREGASYAPTVLADLPADAILATAEVFGPVLSLHRVDSTEEAFAAVNDSKFGLQAGVFTHDVQTAFRAHRELQVGGVVIGDAPSYRADQMPYGGVKDSGVGREGVKYAMDDFTYERVLVLTGLDL, encoded by the coding sequence GTGACCACGACCCACGCATTCTGGCTGGCCGGGCGTCAGGCGACCGGCGAGTCCAGCTTCGAGGTCCGCCACCCCTGGGACGACAGTCTGGTCGGCACGGTCAGCGTGCCCACCGACGCCCAGGTGGACGAGGCCGTGGAGGCCGCCACCGCGGCCCTGCCGGTCTTCGCCGCCACCCCCGCGCACGTCCGCGCCACCGCCCTCGACCACGTCGCCCGCCGCCTGGTGGAGCGCACCGAGGAGATCGCCCGGCTGATCACGGCCGAGAACGGCAAGCCGATCAAGTGGGCCCGCGGCGAGGTCGGCCGGGCCGCCTCGGTGTTCCGTTGGGCCGCCGAGGAGGCCCGCCGGACCAACGGCGAGACCATGCGCCTGGACACCGACCCGGGCGGCGTGGGCCGGTTCGCCGTGGTGCGCCGCTTCCCGCGCGGCGTGGTGCTGGGCATCGCCCCGTTCAACTTCCCGCTGAACCTGGTGGCGCACAAGGTCGCCCCGGCGATCGCGGTGGGCGCCCCGATCATCCTGAAGCCGGCCCCGGCCACCCCGCTGTCCGCGCTGGTGCTGGGCGAGATCCTGGCCGAGACCGAGCTGCCGGCCGGCTCCTGGAGCGTGCTGCCGGTCGAGAACGCCAAGATGCCCGCGCTGGTCCAGGACGACCGCCTGCCGGTGATCTCCTTCACCGGTTCGGACAAGGTCGGCTACCAGATCATGGACTCGGTGCCGCGCAAGCACGTCACCCTGGAGCTCGGCGGCAATGCGGCGGCCGTGGTGCTGGCCGACTACTCCAGCGAGGCCGACCTGGAGTGGGCCGCCACCCGGATCGCGATGTTCGCCAACTACCAGGGCGGCCAGTCCTGCATCTCGGTGCAGCGGGTGATCGCCGACGCCGCCGTCTACGACGCGCTGGTCGAGAAGGTGGTCGCCAAGGTGCAGGCCCAGGTCACCGGCGACCCGTCCGACGACGCCACCGACGTCGGCCCGCTGGTCGACGAGAACGCGGCCAAGCGGGTCGCCGACTGGGTCGGGGACGCCGTGGCCAAGGGCGCCAAGGTGCTCGCCGGCGGCACCCGGGAGGGCGCCAGCTACGCGCCGACCGTGCTCGCCGACCTGCCGGCCGACGCGATCCTGGCCACCGCCGAGGTGTTCGGCCCGGTGCTCTCGCTGCACCGGGTGGACTCCACCGAGGAGGCCTTCGCGGCGGTCAACGACTCCAAGTTCGGCCTGCAGGCCGGTGTCTTCACGCATGACGTGCAGACCGCCTTCCGGGCCCACCGGGAGCTGCAGGTGGGTGGTGTGGTGATCGGCGACGCGCCGTCCTACCGCGCCGACCAGATGCCCTACGGCGGCGTCAAGGACTCCGGTGTCGGCCGCGAGGGCGTGAAGTACGCGATGGACGACTTCACCTACGAGCGGGTGCTGGTGCTGACCGGTCTCGACCTCTGA
- the dxr gene encoding 1-deoxy-D-xylulose-5-phosphate reductoisomerase has protein sequence MNSLAHPQLRFTPTVDDPSGPRELVILGSTGSIGTQAIDIVLRNPDRFRVVALSAAGGQVELLAEQALQLGVHTVAVARPEAEAPLRAALAERAAGRPLPAVLAGPDAATELAQLPCHSVLNGITGSIGLAPTLAALRAGRVLVLANKESLIVGGPLVKAVAAPGQIVPVDSEHAALFQALTAGTPREVRRLVVTASGGPFRGRSREQLAGVTPKDALAHPTWAMGPVVTINSATLVNKGLEVIEAHLLFDIPFDRIDVVVHPQSVVHSMVEYADGSTLAQASPPDMRMPISLGLGWPDRVPDAAPGCDWTKAATWEFFPLDDEAFPAVALAREVGTLGGTAPAVFNAANEECVAAFLDGRLAFTGIVDTVAKVVAEHGTGVRGTSLTMEDVLDAEGWARARARELAAG, from the coding sequence ATGAACTCGCTCGCCCATCCGCAGCTGCGCTTCACTCCGACCGTCGACGACCCGTCAGGTCCGCGGGAGCTGGTGATCCTCGGATCCACCGGCTCGATCGGCACCCAGGCCATCGACATCGTGCTCCGCAACCCGGACCGGTTCCGGGTGGTCGCGCTCTCGGCCGCGGGTGGACAGGTGGAGCTGCTCGCCGAGCAGGCCCTCCAGCTGGGGGTGCACACCGTGGCGGTGGCCCGCCCCGAGGCCGAGGCACCGCTGCGCGCCGCGCTGGCCGAGCGCGCCGCCGGGCGCCCGCTGCCCGCCGTGCTGGCCGGCCCGGACGCCGCCACCGAGCTGGCTCAGCTGCCCTGCCACTCGGTGCTCAACGGCATCACCGGCTCGATCGGCCTGGCGCCCACGCTGGCCGCGCTGCGGGCCGGCCGGGTGCTGGTGCTGGCCAACAAGGAGTCGCTGATCGTCGGTGGCCCGCTGGTGAAGGCGGTGGCCGCGCCCGGGCAGATCGTGCCGGTCGACTCCGAGCACGCCGCGCTGTTCCAGGCGCTGACCGCCGGCACCCCGCGCGAGGTGCGGCGGCTGGTGGTCACGGCCAGCGGCGGGCCGTTCCGCGGCCGCAGCCGCGAGCAGCTGGCCGGCGTCACCCCGAAGGACGCGCTGGCGCACCCCACCTGGGCGATGGGCCCGGTGGTGACGATCAACTCGGCCACCCTGGTGAACAAGGGTCTCGAGGTGATCGAGGCCCATCTGCTCTTCGACATCCCGTTCGACCGGATCGACGTGGTGGTCCATCCGCAGTCGGTGGTCCACTCGATGGTGGAGTACGCGGACGGCTCCACGCTGGCCCAGGCCAGCCCGCCGGACATGCGGATGCCGATCTCGCTCGGTCTCGGCTGGCCGGACCGGGTGCCGGACGCCGCCCCGGGCTGCGACTGGACCAAGGCCGCCACCTGGGAGTTCTTCCCGCTGGACGACGAGGCGTTCCCGGCGGTGGCGCTGGCCCGCGAGGTGGGTACGCTCGGCGGCACCGCGCCGGCCGTCTTCAACGCCGCCAACGAGGAGTGCGTGGCCGCGTTCCTGGACGGGCGGCTGGCCTTCACCGGCATCGTGGACACGGTCGCCAAGGTGGTCGCCGAGCACGGCACTGGGGTCCGGGGAACTTCTCTGACCATGGAAGACGTCCTCGATGCGGAGGGCTGGGCCCGGGCCAGGGCCCGCGAGCTGGCCGCCGGCTGA
- a CDS encoding M50 family metallopeptidase — protein MTTAMTVLGIVVFFFGLLFSIAWHELGHLSTAKLFKIRVPQYMVGFGPTVWSRKKGETEYGVKAIPLGGYIRMIGMFPPGEDGRITKRSSSPWRSMIEDAREASYEELLPGDEDRLFYTRKPWKRVIVMFAGPFMNLILAFVLFLVSMMGFGTVMNLPTVDSVVPCVLPVSQAKETCKPDSLPSPAGAAGLKSGDTIVSFDGHPISTYKQLSGDIRDSAEKTVPIVVKRGGQQLTLTATIQKNTLAKLDRNGDPIPGTETVTGFLGIAPTSGVVRLGFDDSVSRMTDMADTGLHSLIALPGKIPALWDSVVKGTPRQADSPVGMVGAARVGGQVFALHLPASQRIAFMINLLAGINLSLFLFNMLPLLPLDGGHVAGAVWESIRRRAAALFKRPDPGPFDVAKLMPLAYVVASIFIGFTLLVLIADVINPVKIS, from the coding sequence GTGACTACGGCGATGACGGTGCTCGGCATCGTGGTCTTTTTCTTCGGGCTGCTGTTCTCCATCGCCTGGCACGAGCTGGGCCACCTCTCCACGGCCAAGCTCTTCAAGATCCGGGTGCCGCAGTACATGGTCGGCTTCGGCCCGACCGTCTGGTCCCGCAAGAAGGGCGAGACCGAGTACGGCGTCAAGGCGATCCCGCTGGGCGGCTACATCCGCATGATCGGGATGTTCCCGCCCGGCGAGGACGGCCGGATCACCAAGCGCAGCAGCTCGCCCTGGCGCTCGATGATCGAGGACGCCCGGGAGGCCTCCTACGAGGAGCTGCTGCCCGGTGACGAGGACCGGCTGTTCTACACCCGCAAGCCGTGGAAGCGGGTCATCGTCATGTTCGCCGGGCCGTTCATGAACCTGATCCTGGCGTTCGTGCTCTTCCTGGTCAGCATGATGGGCTTCGGCACGGTGATGAACCTGCCGACCGTCGACTCCGTCGTGCCCTGCGTGCTCCCGGTCAGCCAGGCCAAGGAGACCTGCAAGCCGGACTCGCTGCCGTCCCCGGCCGGGGCCGCCGGGCTGAAGTCGGGTGACACCATCGTCTCCTTCGACGGCCACCCGATCAGCACCTACAAGCAGCTCTCGGGGGACATCCGGGACTCCGCCGAGAAGACCGTGCCGATCGTGGTCAAGCGCGGTGGTCAGCAGCTGACCCTGACCGCCACGATCCAGAAGAACACCCTCGCCAAGCTGGACCGGAACGGCGACCCGATCCCCGGCACCGAGACGGTGACCGGCTTCCTCGGCATCGCCCCCACCTCCGGGGTGGTCCGGCTGGGCTTCGACGACAGCGTCAGCCGGATGACCGACATGGCCGACACCGGCCTGCACTCGCTGATCGCGCTGCCCGGCAAGATCCCGGCGCTGTGGGACTCGGTGGTCAAGGGCACCCCGCGGCAGGCGGACTCGCCGGTCGGCATGGTCGGCGCGGCCCGGGTCGGCGGCCAGGTCTTCGCCCTGCACCTGCCGGCCTCGCAGCGGATCGCGTTCATGATCAACCTGCTGGCCGGGATCAACCTGTCGCTCTTCCTGTTCAACATGCTGCCGCTGCTGCCGCTGGACGGCGGGCACGTGGCCGGCGCGGTCTGGGAGTCGATCCGGCGGCGGGCCGCGGCGCTCTTCAAGCGTCCGGACCCGGGGCCGTTCGATGTGGCCAAGCTGATGCCGCTGGCCTACGTGGTGGCCAGCATCTTCATCGGCTTCACCCTGCTGGTGCTGATCGCCGATGTGATCAACCCGGTCAAGATCAGCTAG
- the ispG gene encoding flavodoxin-dependent (E)-4-hydroxy-3-methylbut-2-enyl-diphosphate synthase, translated as MTAISLGIPSLPLKPLATRRVSRQIMVGNVPVGGDAPVSVQSMTTTLTADVNATLQQIAQLTASGCQIVRVAVPSQDDADALPIIAKKSQIPVIADIHFQPKYVFAAIDAGCAAVRVNPGNIKAFDDKVGEIAKAARDAGTPIRIGVNAGSLDKRLLEKYGKATPEALVESALWECSLFEEHDFRDIKISVKHNDPVVMINAYRQLAAACDYPLHLGVTEAGPAFQGTIKSAVAFGALLSEGIGDTIRVSLSAPPAEEVKVGIQILESLNLRQRGLEIVSCPSCGRAQVDVYKLAEEVTAGLEGMEVPLRVAVMGCVVNGPGEAREADLGVASGNGKGQIFVKGEVIKTVPESKIVETLIEEALKLAEEMQADGVAAGTPTVIAAD; from the coding sequence ATGACCGCGATCTCGCTCGGCATTCCGTCTCTGCCGCTCAAGCCGCTCGCCACTCGCCGGGTGTCCCGGCAGATCATGGTGGGCAATGTGCCGGTGGGTGGTGACGCGCCGGTGTCGGTGCAGTCGATGACCACCACGCTGACCGCCGACGTCAATGCGACGCTGCAGCAGATCGCGCAGCTGACCGCCTCGGGCTGTCAGATCGTGCGGGTGGCGGTGCCGTCGCAGGACGACGCGGACGCGCTGCCGATCATCGCGAAGAAGTCGCAGATCCCGGTGATCGCGGACATCCACTTCCAGCCGAAGTACGTGTTCGCCGCGATCGACGCGGGGTGCGCGGCGGTCCGGGTGAATCCGGGCAACATCAAGGCGTTCGACGACAAGGTCGGGGAGATCGCCAAGGCGGCCAGGGACGCGGGCACCCCGATCCGGATCGGCGTCAACGCGGGCTCGCTGGACAAGCGGCTGCTGGAGAAGTACGGCAAGGCCACTCCCGAGGCGCTGGTGGAGTCGGCGCTGTGGGAGTGCTCGCTGTTCGAGGAGCACGACTTCCGGGACATCAAGATCTCGGTGAAGCACAACGACCCGGTCGTGATGATCAATGCGTACCGGCAGCTGGCGGCGGCGTGCGACTATCCGCTGCACCTGGGCGTGACCGAGGCCGGCCCGGCGTTCCAGGGCACGATCAAGTCGGCGGTGGCGTTCGGCGCGCTGCTGTCGGAGGGGATCGGGGACACCATCCGGGTCTCGCTCTCCGCGCCGCCGGCCGAGGAGGTCAAGGTCGGCATCCAGATCCTCGAGTCGCTCAACCTGCGCCAGCGCGGTCTGGAGATCGTCTCCTGCCCGTCCTGCGGCCGCGCCCAGGTGGACGTCTACAAGCTGGCGGAGGAGGTCACCGCCGGCCTGGAGGGCATGGAGGTGCCGCTCCGCGTCGCGGTGATGGGCTGTGTGGTGAACGGCCCGGGGGAGGCCCGGGAGGCGGACCTGGGTGTGGCGTCGGGCAACGGCAAGGGCCAGATCTTCGTCAAGGGCGAGGTCATCAAGACCGTGCCGGAGTCCAAGATCGTCGAAACCCTGATCGAAGAGGCCCTCAAGCTGGCCGAGGAGATGCAGGCGGACGGCGTCGCCGCCGGTACCCCCACCGTGATCGCCGCCGACTGA